The following is a genomic window from Bacteroidota bacterium.
ATTGACTAGCGCCAAACAGTTTTAAAAATTAACAATTAATAAACAAACAAATGAGCAAAATAATAGGAATTGACTTAGGAACAACTAACTCCTGTGTTTCAGTAATGGAAGGTAATGAGCCGGTTGTTATTGCCAACAGCGAAGGTAAAAGAACAACACCTTCGATTGTGGCATTTATCGAAAACGGAGAACGTAAAGTGGGTGACCCTGCAAAACGTCAAGCCATTACTAATCCTAAAAAAACAATATATTCAATTAAGCGATTCATGGGTGAAACCTATGATAAAGTGACCTCTGAAATTTCACGTGTACCATACGAAGTAACCAAAGGAGAAAACAATACTCCCCGTGTTAATATTGATGGACGTCAATACACTGCACAAGAAATTTCGGCTATCGTTTTACAAAAAATGAAGAAAACTGCCGAGGACTATTTGGGCATGGAAGTAAAGGACGCAGTAATTACAGTTCCTGCTTACTTTAACGATGCTCAACGTCAGGCAACCAAAGAAGCCGGCGAAATTGCAGGTCTTAATGTAAAGCGTATTATTAATGAACCTACTGCAGCTGCTTTAGCTTATGGTTTAGATAAGAAAAACAAAGACATGAAAATTGTGGTGTTCGACTGTGGTGGTGGAACGCATGACGTGTCGGTGTTGGAATTGGGAGATGGTGTATTTGAAGTAAAATCAACCGATGGAGATACACATTTGGGTGGTGACGATTTTGACCAGGTTATAATTGACTGGCTAGCCGAAGAATTTTTGAAAGATGAGCGTATTGATTTACGTAAAGACCCAATGGCTTTGCAACGTTTGAAAGAAGCAGCTGAAAAAGCTAAAATCGAATTATCGAGTTCAGCAAGTACCGAAATTAACTTGCCTTATATTATGCCGGTTGATGGAATTCCAAAGCACTTGGTTCGTCAATTGAGTCGTGCGAAATTTGAACAATTGGCCGATAGCTTGATTAAGCGAACCATTGCCCCTTGTGAGAAAGCGTTGAAAAATGCAGGTTATACTATTGGTGATATTGATGAGGTTATTTTAGTTGGAGGTTCTACACGAATTCCGGCGATACAAGACGCAGTGCAAAAGTTTTTCGGAAAAGCTCCTTCAAAAGGTGTAAATCCGGATGAAGTGGTTGCGCTTGGTGCAGCGATACAAGGCGGTGTATTAACCGGAGAAGTTAAAGATGTGTTGTTGTTGGATGTTACACCACTTTCACTAGGTATTGAAACCATGGGTGGGGTAATGACTAAATTGATAGAATCAAATACAACCATTCCATCAAAGAAATCAGAAACCTTCTCTACTGCAAGCGATAATCAACCATCAGTAGAAATACACATTTTGCAAGGTGAGCGCCCTATGGCTAATCAAAACCGTACCATTGGACGTTTCCATTTAGATGGTATTCCTCCTGCACCTCGTGGTGTGCCACAAATTGAAGTTACATTTGATATTGATGCCAACGGTATTTTACATGTAACTGCGAAAGATAAGGCTACCGGAAAATCGCAAAATATTCGTATAGAAGCAAGCAGCGGATTAAGCGATGCCGAAATTAAGCGTATGAAAGACGAAGCTGAAGCAAATGCAGAAGCCGACCGTAAAGCCAAAGAATCGATTGACAAAATGAATCAGGCAGATTCATTGATTTTTCAAACCGAAAAACAATTGAAAGAATACGGCGATAAATTACCGGCTGATAAAAAAGCACCAATTGAAGCAGGATTAACCGAATTAAAAGCAGCACATGCTGCGAAAGATAGTGCTGCAGTAGATGCCGCTATGGAAAAATTAAATTCGGCTTGGACTGCTGCTTCAGAAGAAATGTACAAGGCAACACAAGGCGCACCTCAAGGTGGTCCTGAAGCTTCACAAACAGGCGATGCAAACCCGGGAGCAAGTGCTGAAGCTACTGACGTTGATTTTGAAGAAGTAAAAGAAGACAAAAAATAAGCACTGAATGCAGTAAAAATCAAACAGAGGTACTTGTATTGCTACCTCTGTTTTTTTTATACATTTGCGCTAATTAATTAATAATCATCATTTATCATTACAAGTATGAAAACAGGTACCGTAAAATTTTTTAATGTAACCAAAGGTTTTGGTTTTATTAAGGAGGACAATTCCGATCAGGAAATTTTTGTTCATGCATCAGGTTTAGTCGACCAAATACGTGAAGCAGATAAAGTTACTTTTGAAGTAACAGAAGGCAAAAAAGGCTTAAATGCAGTGAATGTAAAAAAAGCTTAATCATAGTATCTTAATTCACTACAAACGCTTTCCGGTTTCGGGAAGCGTTTTTTATTTAAAAAAGTAGCTTTCTATTTTGAGTTCCTCCCTACTCGTCCATGTTTGCAAGCTACCGTATAACCCTACTCGTAAGCGTTTGCAACGCGGATGAGTAGGGATTTTACAAACTTACATGAAGTTCATAATTTCCTTCGAACATTTGAATTTGAAGAATGTTTATTTTTTTTGATTAAAACACACGAATCTGAAGATTCGCGCGAGGGTGAAAAAACAAATACGAAGACAACAGCAGGAATTGTATTTTATGCGGTCAAGAATGGACTAGTTGTTTAATTTGGAGTCTCCTTTACAGGACAAGATTTGACTATCAAGAGTCTTTCAAGCTTAGTTTAAAAGAAGTTGTTGAATTATATTGCATTCGACTTCTAAATCTTGTGAATAACTTTTTGCGAAAATTACGGGTGCAATCAAGTGCTTCAGCTTTTACATTTGCTCTATCTGTTGCTTTCAATGACAATTGCATCAATAAATACAATTGCTGTAGGCAACTACAAAACTTTCATGGTGGATTATTTTGAGTCTTATATTTTCAAGATAAAAGAAGTTAATTTCTAAATTTAAAGCATGAAAAAATATTTAGTCCTTAGTTTTTTTTTTATAGTTTGTTGCATTTCAGGTTTTTGCCAAACTAGCTTCTCTCGCTTGTATGGAGCATCACTTGAAATGAATTTGTTCAGTGTAGAGCCTACATCAGACAAAGGATACATTTTAGCTGGAGGCGTTTATGGTCTTAACGGCGGTGATTTTATTATTATAAAAACTGACTCCTTGGGTATTGAGCAGTGGCGTTATAAAAACAATCAATTTGACGGAGACTTTTTTGAAAACTACGCATTAAAGGCAAAAGAAACTCCTGATAAAGGATTTATCGTGTTTGGGGATATTACAGTTAGTCTGACCAATCCATTCGATATGTTCATTGCTAAATTTGATAGTACAGGAGCACTAAAATGGAAACGGCAATATAATCTGGATTTAGGTGAATTTTCAAGCGATTTTATAATTAATAGTGACACATCCTTAGTTTTTGTTGGAAAGCTTCAAGGCAAGGCATTTTTAATGAAAACCAATTTTCAGGGTGATACAATTTGGGTCAGAAAACTAATAAATGATTCAACAGATATTACAAACTTTATTAAGATTTATTCTTGGGACAATGCTTATTATATTCCTAGAATTCAGGGAAATAGCAATAATTCTAATTATGGCTTAATGGAACTATTTAAAATTGATACTACAGGTTCAATCATTTGGAAGAAGCAATATACAGACACTGCACGGACTTGGAGTTTTGGAGATTTTCGTCTTTCAAATGATTCCAATATTTTGAATTTAAATACAATGAACTGGGGTAATAACTATTATTTTACTCAGTTAAATAAATTCGATTTGGCAGGGAACAAAATAAGTTCAAAAAAAATTAAGACCGGAGTAAAATTCATTAATGATACTGTCTGCGGAGCCGCATACGGAGCTGGTGATACGTTACGATTTTCTATTTCTTATTTAATTCCTGATACGATGGTGCCGATTGCAAAATTTTATTTGTACAACCTAATTTCAAGGTCGTTAATAATTGTGGGGAATAAAAAAATTGTTGCATGTGGTAAAGCAGAAAATGGTTTTTCGGGATACCATGGTTATTTGGCTGTCGCTGTTGACACAACAATTGTCGGAATAAATGAAACATCCATTGAAAAGGAGATTATTAATATCTTTCCTAACCCTGCAAAAAATGAAATCAATTTGGTAATCGATAATTCTTTATTAGTTAGTCCTAAAAACCTCATATTCAAAGTTTACGATAACAACTCAAAAGAATTGATTTCAAAGACAATCTCTTCGCCACAAACAATTGTAAATACTGAAAAACTGTATTGTGGAGAATACTTCTATTTATTAACGAGTGAACAAAAGAAGATTGCGAGTGGCAAAATAATTATTTACTAAAAATGAACAATATGAAAATGCTGAAACTAATATCCGTTTTGCTTTTGCTGGCATTAGGAAGCACAAAAACCTTAGCTATTGGGAACAAGAAAACCTTAATGGTGGAATATTTTGGAACAAACATTTTTCGGATTGATGAAGTTAATTGCTAAATTTAAAGTATGAAAAAATATTTGCTACTTCTATTCTTGTCTTATAGTTTTTCAATTAGTGCCCAAAATGTAAGTTTTTTTAAAACCTATGCTTCTTTGAACGGCGGTGAGCTTAAGTTTTTTGATATTGCTGCAACTGCTGATAATGGATATGTTGCAGCCGGTTATAATTATTTTATTTCTGGCGGAGGCGATTTTGTAGTATTAAAAACAGATAGTCTTGGTAACGAACAATGGCGATTTACAAATAATGAATATGATGGGCAGGATTATGATAATTACGCACAAGAAATTATAAAAACATTAGATAATGGATATTTAATAGTCGGTCGGATTTATGTGCCAACATTAAATGGAGCTGAAACGATTTATGCTAAGTTTGACAGTGCTGGCAATCTTTCGTGGAAAAAAAGATTACACTTTGCTGCTTACCCTGCAATCTTTAACACATCTTGTTTAATTAATGATTCCAATATCATTATTGCAGGAAGGACAGGGTATAATAATTTTGTTTCGAATATTAATAGTAATAGTGGAGACACGCTTTGGGTAAAATTGATTTCAGATACTAGTGGCTTTGCATTAGAGATCGACAAAATAACATCCGTCAATCTCGATTATTATTTATCAGGAAGAAGAAATTATGGTTCAAACAATTTTAGTTTTGTAATTAAAAAAATGAATAATTTGTTTCAACCATATTGGAGAAAGGAATACACAGCTTCAACCACCCTTTGGATTGTCAACGACTTAATAAACTACAATAACGATAGTATTAAATTCCTTTTGGACTACAAACACCCACAAACTCAATACCAACGAATGTTTAAAGAACTAACCATTGATACAGCAGGTAATGTATTGCAATTGGATTCTTCAGCGCTCTGGGGTTACGAAAATGCTCTTTATCTGAAAGATTCTGTTATTGGTTTGCCAGGGGCTCTTTCTAATTCTGCTGATACAGCGGGTTTGGGCGTAATTAAGGGGCTGTCAGGGCAATTTGAACAATGGTGTACCTATTACGCTCCCGATGCCCAAGATTACGGCATGTGCTCACGCAATCAACATGAAGTGGCGGTGTGTGGTGGCATTGACGATGGAAACAATACAACAGCTATTGCGTTTATTATGAAGTCAAGTGACATAAGTTCCACGATTTACCTCAGCGAATTAGCTGAAGAAAAACATTTAGTTAGTGTGCATCCCGTTCCTGCAAGCAACCTTATCACATTTACAATACCTACTCTTCTTTACAAAAAATATCCCATGTATTCAATTACAATTTATGATGAGTCAGGTAAAATTACCTATTCACAAAATAAAATTACAACGGAATCAATTCAACTTAACTTAAGTCAATTTGCTAAAGGCACTTACTCTTACCATATGTATGTGCCTTCAAAAGATATTGCCAGAGGAAAATTTATTATACACTAAAATCAAAAACAATGAACTCAATTAGAATTATAGTTTTGCTTTACCTGTTCAGCGCCATTCATGCTTTTGCAGCCATAGGCAACGATAAAACCTTGCAGGTAGATTTTTTCGGCACCTCATTACTTCACATTGATGAAAATTCCGATGGCATTTTCGAACGTGAAGATGCACTGCTACAATATGCTCAAGACAATGGTATTACTGTATTAATTTTGCGTAAGCTAGAATTGGCCAAAATACCTGGAGTTAAGTACATCTTACCTTCCGATTCGGTTTATGTGAACTCACGCGATACAACGTTAGAAAATCACCTTGGGCGCTTTATTCACAAGGCACGGACCCAGTATGGAATTAGCAAAGTATGCTCAAGTGCCAATCCTTATTGGAAAACAGGTACGGGGAGTTCTTCTGTTTATAATCAAAACAACAGGCACTTTGGCAACATCAACGAATTTAACCGCAGGCAAAAAGCGCTGAACGATAGCACGTATTGCTTTAATATGGTGATGGTAGAACATGATTTTTGGCTTGGAAGCAACCCTCTTACCAATATTTTTAAAAATTGGGATACTCTTTATTTGCCGGGCTTAAGGTATTTATATAATATCGTCAAAACAACTTCAAACACTCCGTTGTACCATTCTCTCACAGTTGCAACTTATATTGGAAATTTAAAACCTGTGGAGGCAGCTGTGCTTGCAACTCCTGATTCGATAAGTCAGCAACAGCAGGTTGACTCGATTGACAAATACACTGATTGGGTGTATATAGATTTTTATTTCAGGGGAGATAAAATAGATCAAAAAAACACTGCTGGTATTTATCAGTTTTTTGCTCGCGATAAAAGTTTGGGTTCACGAATGCTTCGTTTTGCACAGAACAGTTACCCAAGTTATATTTTACCTTTGTATGCCTGCCAATCATCTGCGGATGTAAATTCTAATTTTTTTGGAGATTATATTGTAAATAAAAATGGCATGTATTTTAGCCAAGATAGTACAGCTTGGCATGGAACGCTGGATGATGTAAAAACAATTTTTGAATCGCTCTACAACGATACCATTGACCCTTATGGAACCGGCAGCACTTTCACCCTTAAGCAACTTTGCGAAAACAATGCTACCGTACCCAATAATATGAGCGTAGGCGTGGCTTGGTTCAAATACAGCACCATGCCCGAATCTGGCTATATGCTGAAATCGGCCGATACCACAGGCAGTGCAGTAGCAACAACGTTTACTATAAGGCCTGACGAACTGATAAAAACGGGGAGCAACGGTTGTAGCAACTGTGATAGTATAAATGCAAGTAAAAATGAAGTTGCAGGACAAATTATTTCCCGAATTTGGTATCTTAATGGAGACTCCATTGCGAATGAACACAACGATACATTAATGGCAAATCTATTGCTAGGAGATACGAGTATTTATACTTACGAATTTACAGTTTATGACCCTGGAAATACAGGTGCTTTTAACAAATTAAAGATTAGAAAAGACACAAAAATTGTAAAACCCTTGATAATAGGGAATGATTGTGGCTGGGGGCCTCATTGGAACGTAAATGCATCTACTAATTCAAGCTGCCCAAGTTATTCTAACGGAACTGTTTCACTCGAATATATTTGTTCATCATGCAGTAACATTAATATGATTTACAAATGGTATGATTCAAACAATAACCTTTTGCTCACTCAAAATTCTGCAACAACGACTGCAACAGGTTTAAGCGCTGGCAAATATCAAGTGAAATTCTATTGCAGTTCAAACAACTTTGTCTCAGAATGTTTTGTTATGGTTTATGCTGTTGACAACAGCCCCCACCCAACTATTTACTCGGATAATGATGAAATAAATTGTTACGCTTCAATGCATATAAATAGTGCTTATTCTAGCTACTCTATACAATGGTATAGAAATGGAACGGGAGCTGGAAATGCTATAAGCGGTGCAACAGGTTTAAGCTACACAGCAATACAAAATGGCACCTACTACGTTAAAGTAACTCAAAGCGGTGGTTGTTCGGGGTTCTCAGCTCCTTTAGTAATTAATTATTCTCCAAACGCAACAATTTCAGGCAGTGATATAACTTGCGAAATCAACAAAACTTATTCTGTAGCTGAAAATCCAAATAATGCAACTTATGACTGGACATTGCCAGGCGGTGTTAGTGCGTCAGCAGATGGTTATAGCACAATTACTATTTCAAATTGGAATTCCGCAGCTTCAACTGGAGGCACAATATCCTGCACTATTACCAATGTATGTGGAAACAGCACAACAGCAAACTTTGTTGTGAAAGGTTGTTGTGATGTTGGAACAGGTGACTTGAATAATGCTACTCTAAGCACGACTCAAACACTAAGTGGTTCATTTCACATTAATGGAACACTTAACATTAGTGGAAGTGGAACAGTTGTAACAATGAGTTCAGCTGATGTGCAACTTAACAAAGAAGCAAAAATTAATGTTGGGGCAGGTGCTAAATTAATTATAACCGGAGGCTCGTACCTTAGAACATGCGGCTCAGATATGTGGACTGGCATTGAATTGTTGGCAAGTTCAGCCGAAGTTCAATTGCTTAGCAAATCAAAAATTGAAGATGCAATAGTTGCTATTGATGCCCCACATAATGGAAAAGTGGTAATTGATGATGCAACATTAAATGCAAATTACATTGGTTTAAAAATAACCGGAACAGGAGTTGCCAACTCTTCTTATATTGGATCTAGTGCTATTTTCAGTTGCAAGAACTCATCGAACGTAAATGCCAATTGCTTAAAATCTCCTCATAGTTCTCAACGCACACTTCAAGGAATTTGTTTAAACGGCATTGGCTCAATAAGTATAGGCGACGCAAGTAATTCTTCCAATGAAATTAGTAACTGTGAGACCGGTATTTATACCTCAACTAGTACAGTTAATGTTACCAAAACAGATTTTGAAGTATGTAATATTGGTATAAATGCACAAAATGACGCTGCTTTAAATGTGACATCAAGCAATTTTGATGAATGTGTAACCGGAATTGATGA
Proteins encoded in this region:
- the dnaK gene encoding molecular chaperone DnaK, which codes for MSKIIGIDLGTTNSCVSVMEGNEPVVIANSEGKRTTPSIVAFIENGERKVGDPAKRQAITNPKKTIYSIKRFMGETYDKVTSEISRVPYEVTKGENNTPRVNIDGRQYTAQEISAIVLQKMKKTAEDYLGMEVKDAVITVPAYFNDAQRQATKEAGEIAGLNVKRIINEPTAAALAYGLDKKNKDMKIVVFDCGGGTHDVSVLELGDGVFEVKSTDGDTHLGGDDFDQVIIDWLAEEFLKDERIDLRKDPMALQRLKEAAEKAKIELSSSASTEINLPYIMPVDGIPKHLVRQLSRAKFEQLADSLIKRTIAPCEKALKNAGYTIGDIDEVILVGGSTRIPAIQDAVQKFFGKAPSKGVNPDEVVALGAAIQGGVLTGEVKDVLLLDVTPLSLGIETMGGVMTKLIESNTTIPSKKSETFSTASDNQPSVEIHILQGERPMANQNRTIGRFHLDGIPPAPRGVPQIEVTFDIDANGILHVTAKDKATGKSQNIRIEASSGLSDAEIKRMKDEAEANAEADRKAKESIDKMNQADSLIFQTEKQLKEYGDKLPADKKAPIEAGLTELKAAHAAKDSAAVDAAMEKLNSAWTAASEEMYKATQGAPQGGPEASQTGDANPGASAEATDVDFEEVKEDKK
- a CDS encoding cold shock domain-containing protein produces the protein MKTGTVKFFNVTKGFGFIKEDNSDQEIFVHASGLVDQIREADKVTFEVTEGKKGLNAVNVKKA
- a CDS encoding T9SS type A sorting domain-containing protein translates to MKKYLVLSFFFIVCCISGFCQTSFSRLYGASLEMNLFSVEPTSDKGYILAGGVYGLNGGDFIIIKTDSLGIEQWRYKNNQFDGDFFENYALKAKETPDKGFIVFGDITVSLTNPFDMFIAKFDSTGALKWKRQYNLDLGEFSSDFIINSDTSLVFVGKLQGKAFLMKTNFQGDTIWVRKLINDSTDITNFIKIYSWDNAYYIPRIQGNSNNSNYGLMELFKIDTTGSIIWKKQYTDTARTWSFGDFRLSNDSNILNLNTMNWGNNYYFTQLNKFDLAGNKISSKKIKTGVKFINDTVCGAAYGAGDTLRFSISYLIPDTMVPIAKFYLYNLISRSLIIVGNKKIVACGKAENGFSGYHGYLAVAVDTTIVGINETSIEKEIINIFPNPAKNEINLVIDNSLLVSPKNLIFKVYDNNSKELISKTISSPQTIVNTEKLYCGEYFYLLTSEQKKIASGKIIIY
- a CDS encoding T9SS type A sorting domain-containing protein; amino-acid sequence: MKKYLLLLFLSYSFSISAQNVSFFKTYASLNGGELKFFDIAATADNGYVAAGYNYFISGGGDFVVLKTDSLGNEQWRFTNNEYDGQDYDNYAQEIIKTLDNGYLIVGRIYVPTLNGAETIYAKFDSAGNLSWKKRLHFAAYPAIFNTSCLINDSNIIIAGRTGYNNFVSNINSNSGDTLWVKLISDTSGFALEIDKITSVNLDYYLSGRRNYGSNNFSFVIKKMNNLFQPYWRKEYTASTTLWIVNDLINYNNDSIKFLLDYKHPQTQYQRMFKELTIDTAGNVLQLDSSALWGYENALYLKDSVIGLPGALSNSADTAGLGVIKGLSGQFEQWCTYYAPDAQDYGMCSRNQHEVAVCGGIDDGNNTTAIAFIMKSSDISSTIYLSELAEEKHLVSVHPVPASNLITFTIPTLLYKKYPMYSITIYDESGKITYSQNKITTESIQLNLSQFAKGTYSYHMYVPSKDIARGKFIIH